A section of the Pseudanabaena mucicola str. Chao 1806 genome encodes:
- a CDS encoding esterase/lipase family protein codes for MTNINIILAGYLAGASDYIPIAKQLEYKNLAATVVPLKWWDWVPTVGGRSIAPILEKLDQTVNQELAKTGASKVNIIAHSAGGWLSRIYLGDRPYYGKVWNARSKVAKLVCLGTPQRSLEPWSLPNLGFVNDNYPDAFYDDIEYICIAGNAVQGAKSMPKNWLAYSSYELTIGQGDVWGDGIIPIEAAYLDGAKNIAIDGVYHSPRSGKWYGSQEVVDIWAKYL; via the coding sequence ATGACTAATATCAATATCATTCTAGCGGGATATCTTGCGGGCGCATCTGATTACATACCCATTGCCAAGCAACTAGAATATAAAAATTTAGCAGCTACAGTCGTGCCCTTGAAGTGGTGGGACTGGGTTCCAACGGTGGGTGGAAGATCAATTGCGCCGATCTTAGAAAAACTTGACCAAACCGTAAATCAAGAATTAGCCAAAACAGGTGCATCAAAGGTAAATATCATTGCTCATTCAGCAGGGGGATGGCTTTCACGAATTTATCTAGGAGATCGCCCGTACTACGGCAAAGTTTGGAATGCACGCTCTAAAGTTGCCAAACTCGTTTGTCTGGGAACACCCCAACGTAGCCTTGAACCTTGGTCGCTGCCAAATTTAGGCTTTGTTAATGATAATTATCCTGATGCTTTTTATGATGATATTGAATATATCTGCATCGCAGGCAATGCTGTACAGGGTGCAAAATCGATGCCCAAAAATTGGCTTGCTTATAGTAGTTATGAACTTACAATCGGTCAAGGCGATGTATGGGGTGATGGGATAATTCCCATTGAAGCTGCTTATTTGGATGGAGCTAAGAATATAGCGATCGATGGTGTTTATCATTCACCGCGATCGGGTAAATGGTATGGCTCTCAAGAAGTGGTTGATATTTGGGCAAAGTATTTGTAG
- a CDS encoding glycosyltransferase family 2 protein gives MWSIIIPTYNRLPILQKCLQAMEAQDFIEPYEIVVVDDGSTDGTVEFLQSRRTKFPHVRLFQQNHEGAAIARNTGIDVASGDIIVFIDSDLVVTPVFLASHAKALAGSDRAFTYGRVINTSNFEDPTSEPLKVTDLSNAFFATGNVAIAKHWLIEAGKFDTSFRQYGWEDLELGVRLKNLGLKLIKCPDAVGYHWHPAFTIEQLPRLVDVEAQRGRMGVVFYQKHPTWEVKMMIQMTWIHVVLWGVLSLGGLLNERSLRPLLVWLINQGKPNLALEIARIFLNWYNVKGVYAAYRDANNSIQT, from the coding sequence ATGTGGTCAATTATTATCCCAACTTATAACCGCTTACCAATCTTGCAAAAGTGTTTGCAAGCCATGGAAGCACAAGATTTTATAGAGCCTTACGAAATCGTCGTCGTCGATGATGGCTCTACGGACGGCACGGTGGAATTTTTGCAGAGCCGCAGAACTAAGTTTCCCCATGTGCGCTTGTTTCAGCAAAACCACGAGGGTGCGGCGATCGCGAGGAATACAGGCATCGATGTCGCCTCGGGCGACATAATTGTATTTATTGATAGTGATCTTGTAGTCACACCTGTATTTTTAGCATCCCATGCCAAAGCTCTGGCAGGTAGCGATCGCGCCTTTACTTATGGACGAGTAATTAATACTTCTAACTTTGAAGATCCAACCTCTGAGCCGCTTAAGGTTACAGATTTATCCAATGCTTTCTTTGCAACGGGAAATGTGGCGATCGCCAAACATTGGTTGATCGAAGCAGGCAAGTTTGATACGAGTTTCCGTCAGTATGGATGGGAAGATTTAGAACTGGGTGTGCGCCTGAAAAATTTAGGTTTAAAACTGATTAAATGTCCCGATGCAGTTGGCTACCATTGGCATCCAGCCTTTACGATCGAGCAATTACCGCGCCTTGTCGATGTGGAAGCTCAGCGTGGACGCATGGGCGTAGTCTTTTATCAAAAGCATCCCACATGGGAAGTGAAGATGATGATCCAGATGACATGGATTCATGTGGTGTTATGGGGTGTATTGTCCTTAGGTGGTTTGCTCAATGAGCGATCGCTCCGTCCATTACTCGTATGGCTAATTAATCAAGGTAAACCCAACCTCGCCCTCGAAATCGCTAGAATTTTCTTAAACTGGTACAACGTCAAGGGCGTATATGCCGCCTATCGAGATGCTAATAACTCAATCCAAACCTAA
- a CDS encoding glycosyltransferase codes for MAAVWLLFYGLNAYWLTAVHKPRRSLRKQLVLPKLSPAREYQTAQVTASSSSSGAIAVNNFDNFDQFRLDKSFASNFSNYLLAVDTSEHYVVATEDLPIVTIQLPIFNERYVSRRLVDAVCKLDYPRDRMQIQVLDDSTDDTQALLRETVQEYQNKGFWIEYIHRVNRSGFKAGALQDAMPLVQGNYIAIFDADFIPSTNWLKDTIRHYVNHPEAKVAVVQTRWGHVNSEYSLLTKLQSTGIDGHFAIEQQARCNNNYFLNFNGTAGIWNRQAIIDAGGWQSDTLAEDMDLSYRAQLKGWKVIYDNNIVAPAELPVAMLAFKLQQFRWAKGSIQCAKKLIGQIWKADLSPVVKFQAMMHLTGYSAHPLMLILILISIPLMLVTTPETNALRISLESAWSIFMWPAIFGPPFLYFHAQKDLYPKSWYRRIGRIFLLAILGTGISWSNSRAVFAGLSNTGANFRRTPKFDIKHKSDRWENKAYKIPLDATAWIELGLCTYSVIACAIALYKGLYMTLPFMVLYAVSYGYVGGLTLWQSWQQSRN; via the coding sequence GTGGCAGCAGTGTGGCTACTATTTTATGGGCTAAATGCTTATTGGCTCACTGCTGTCCATAAGCCTAGACGTTCTCTGCGGAAACAGCTTGTTTTGCCGAAGCTCAGCCCTGCCAGAGAATACCAAACAGCTCAAGTTACAGCGTCGTCATCGAGTTCAGGGGCGATCGCTGTCAATAATTTCGATAACTTTGATCAATTTCGCCTCGACAAAAGCTTTGCCAGCAATTTTTCTAATTACCTGTTGGCAGTCGATACCTCTGAGCATTATGTAGTTGCGACAGAAGACTTGCCTATTGTCACAATACAGCTACCAATTTTTAATGAGCGCTATGTTTCGCGCCGATTAGTAGATGCAGTTTGTAAGCTGGACTATCCACGTGATCGGATGCAAATTCAAGTACTGGATGACTCCACTGACGACACTCAAGCACTTCTTCGTGAAACCGTCCAAGAGTATCAAAATAAAGGCTTTTGGATTGAATATATTCATCGCGTCAACCGTTCTGGCTTTAAAGCAGGGGCTTTGCAAGATGCAATGCCTTTGGTTCAGGGAAATTACATTGCGATTTTTGATGCTGATTTTATCCCATCCACAAACTGGCTCAAGGATACTATTCGTCATTATGTCAATCATCCAGAGGCAAAGGTTGCGGTTGTGCAAACCCGTTGGGGACATGTCAACTCTGAGTATTCATTGCTGACTAAGTTGCAATCAACGGGCATTGATGGTCACTTTGCGATCGAGCAACAGGCGCGTTGCAATAATAATTATTTCCTCAATTTCAACGGCACTGCGGGTATTTGGAACCGCCAAGCAATTATTGACGCAGGTGGTTGGCAATCTGATACGCTTGCTGAAGATATGGACTTGAGCTATCGCGCTCAACTCAAAGGTTGGAAAGTCATTTATGACAATAATATCGTCGCACCTGCGGAATTGCCTGTAGCGATGCTCGCATTTAAGTTGCAGCAGTTCCGTTGGGCTAAGGGCAGTATCCAATGTGCCAAAAAATTAATTGGTCAAATCTGGAAAGCTGATCTTAGTCCTGTAGTGAAATTTCAAGCAATGATGCACCTAACAGGATATTCAGCGCATCCCTTGATGTTGATCTTGATTTTGATCTCGATCCCTCTAATGTTGGTGACGACTCCAGAGACGAATGCTTTGAGAATATCCCTTGAGAGTGCTTGGTCAATATTTATGTGGCCAGCAATTTTTGGTCCCCCATTTTTATATTTCCATGCTCAAAAGGATCTCTATCCAAAATCTTGGTATCGACGTATTGGTCGGATTTTCCTCTTAGCAATTTTGGGTACAGGTATTTCTTGGAGCAATAGTCGCGCTGTATTTGCAGGCTTGTCGAATACTGGAGCAAATTTCCGCCGTACTCCTAAGTTTGACATCAAACACAAGAGCGATCGCTGGGAAAATAAAGCTTATAAAATTCCCCTTGATGCAACAGCCTGGATCGAACTGGGATTGTGTACTTATAGTGTGATCGCCTGTGCGATCGCTCTATATAAGGGTCTATACATGACGCTACCATTTATGGTGTTGTATGCCGTGAGCTATGGCTATGTCGGTGGTTTGACCCTCTGGCAATCTTGGCAACAATCACGGAATTAA